The following nucleotide sequence is from Alphaproteobacteria bacterium.
GATCCCGCGACCGGCACGCCGTGACGCTTGAGGGCGGCGACCACCGCATTGAAAATGTCCCCGCGCTTGCGCACCAGAACCAGCACATCCCCCGGACGCACCGGACGGGCCGCGCTTTCCAGAATCTCGGGATTATCGGGGTCGAGCCAGCGCGCGATCGTGGCCGCGATCCGGTCCGCCAGACGTTCGCACGGGTCGTCGGTCGCCACCAGTCGGGTGGGCGGCACCCAGGCCCGATCATCGGCCGCGCCTGATTCCACTGGCTCGAACACCGGCCAAAGCTCCACCAGCCCGGCCTGGCCCTTGCGGATCAGCAGATGATCGGGAAACGCCTCGCCGTCGGTGACGCCCGGCTGAGCGGCAGGCCGGGCGAAGACCGCGTTGACGGCGTCAAGGATCGGCTTGGTGGAGCGAAACGAGGCCTCAAGCCCGAGAGTTTGCCAATCCCGCGCGGCCGCCTTGACACGCGCGCTGAACCAGTCGCGATTGTCGCGAAACGCGACGGGATCGGCACCCTGGAAGCCGAAGATGGACTGCTTGATATCGCCCACGGCGAAGACCGTGCGGATATCCGGCCGCACGCCTTCGCCGGCGAAGAATTCGTTGGCCAGCGCACGCACGATATCCCATTGCGCCGGGCTCGTGTCCTGCGCCTCGTCCACCAGAATATGGTCCAGCCGGCCGTCCAGCTTGAACAACACCCAGGCGGCGCCGTTTTCCTCCTCGCTCAGAAGGCGGCGGGTCAGAAAGATGAGATCATCGTAATCGAGCCGCCCCTGAAGCGCCTTCTCGCGCGCATAATCGCCAAGCAGCCGGTGGGCAAACCGCAACAGCGCCGACGTCGCCTCGAACACGGCGAGGGCCTTGCGCTTCTCCCGCAAGGCCTCGAGCCGCGCGACTTCGGCCGCCACGATGCCGGCCGCCTGGGGAAAAGACTCCTCCACGCTCTTCGACCTCGGAGATTTTTTCGGCGCGCCGTCATTTTTGAAGAAGGCGTCAAGATACCCGGCCAGCGCCGACCGGCGTTGTTCCGACGCCGCCGTCAGCCAGGCGGAGATTTTTTCGGCCACCTCCTGATCCAGTTTGCCGCCCTTGGCAAGCGCCCCGGCGAGCGCGGTCAGCCCATGCTTGTCGAAGGCTTCGTCCTGGCAGGCGTTGGCGAGGATCTCGGCCTCATTTTCGTCCTGACGAAGTTCCAGCAGCCGGCGCAATTGAGCGATTGCGCCCCCGAGGCCCGCGCCGTCACGGCCCAGAGCCCGATGCAGGCGGTTCCGATGTTTGGTCAGCTCCGTCAGGGTAGTGAGAAAATCCTGCTCGTTCACATGGCGCGCGATAACGGCGAGGTTGGGATCCACGGCACCCTCTTTATCGAGGGCCATCGCCAGAAGCCGGTCGCGAAGATCGCTCAGAAGCTCGCTGGCGCTGCGCTCGTCCATCACCGCCGCGCCCGGCGGGATTCCCGCCTCGACCGGAAAGCGCGAGAGGACGGATTCGCAGAATGCGTGGATGGTCTGGATCCTGAGTCCGCCCGGCAGGTCGAGCACCCGGGCGAAAAGCTGGCGCGCGCGCTCGAAATCCGCCGCCGCGAGATCCGCGCGCCCTGTGAGGCGGCGGAGCTTTTCGCCCAGCGCCGCGTCATCCAGGACAGCCCACTCGCCAAGCACCTTGTAAATGCGCGTTGCCATTTGCGCGGCCGCCGCCTTGGTGTAAGTCAGACAAAGAATGCCCTCGGGCCGGCTTCCTGCCAGCAGCAGGCGCAGCACCCTTTGCGTCAGCACATGGGTCTTGCCCGAGCCGGCCGAGGCCTCGACCCAGATGGACGATTCGGGATGGCTCGCCGCCTGCTGGACCGCGTTGACGTCGGCCTCGCTGGCTTCTCCAGGGGATGGCCGGTGATCGGGCGGCCCGGCGGTCATGGGGCCTCTCTTTCGGACTCGTCATCGACGGGCCATTCGCCCCAGCGCGCGAGGTGATCGTAACCGTCATATGTAAGCGGCTCGCCATGCGGGGCGGAAAAATAGGGCGTCGCCGGGTCGTCGAAGGCGCGGATGAGGGCGAGGAGGCCATCCCTCGCCTCGGCTGCCAGGGCGGACGGATCCAGCTTATAGGCGGTCTCTTCCCCGGGGGGATTGCCGCCATTGAGACGGAGATAGACAAGCGCACCGGTTTCGGCGGCGGTCAGATCGGCAAACCCGCCCTCGGCCGCGATCAGCGCTTCAAGCGGCAATTGCGGCGCGCGCCCCGCCTCGACATTGATTTTTGTCGGCGGCTGGCCTGTCTTGTAATCCAGGATCGCAAGCCGCCCATCGGGCAGCCGGTCGATCCGGTCGGCCCGCGCGGTCAGGGTAAAATCGCCCGCCGGCCCGGGCAGCACCAGCCGCCCCGGCACTTCGGTCACAAGGGGCCGAATGCCCGTTTCGCGCCGGGTCTTTTCGTATTCGACGAACCACTCGGCGATTTTCTCGAAGCGTGGCAACCAATAGGCCGCCACGGCGGGACGCTGAAGGCTCGCTCTGAACTTCTCCCTGCCCAGAGCAAGCAGAATGTCGAGCGCGTCCGCCGGCAGCGTGTCGGGGCAGCGCGAGATGAACTCATCCAGCACATCGTGAACGAGCCGCCCGCGTTCGGCGGCGCCCGGTGCTTCATCAATCGGATCGAGCTTTTCAAGGCCAAGGACATAGCGCGCATAGATCACGTAAGGATCCTTTACCCAGCTCTCGACCCGGGTCACCGACAGGCGGCGCGGCCGCGCGGCGACGGGCGGGGTCGGCGCCGGCCGCGAGACCGGCCCCGGCAACGCGCCGCTGCCTGCGTCGAGCGCCGCTTGCCAGGCAAGCGCCGGCGCATGTTCGGGCGCGGCCCAGCGTGCCAGGACCGGTCCCGGCGTGCCTTCCGCCGCGTCCCGGTGGAGCACGGCGTCGAGCCGCATGAGCCAGCGGGACGGCACAGTCGGCGCACCGTCAACACGCTGGGCGCGGGTCAGCCAGACCTCGGGCGCAGCCAGGGCCTGCGCGAAATCATGGGCCGACAGACCGGTGCGCCGGTCGACCGGCGAGAGGCCGAACTGATGGCGCATCTCCCGGCTCATCCACGGATCGACCGCGGGCTCGGGCGGCCAGGTGCCCTCGTTCAGCCCACCCAGCACCAGCCGGTCGGCGCTTTGCAGGCGCGCCTCGAGAGGTCCCCAGATAAAGAGGCGCGGATGCGTCCCGTAACGCGGCCGGACGCGTTGGCCCGCCATCAGCCCGTCGAGAAGGCTCGGGTAATCGGCCACGGCGACGTCGCCGAACCGGGCCGCGCCAGCGAGAAGTTCACAAAGAAATCCGTTGAGCGCCTCGCCCGCCTCGCCGGCCCAAAGGCGCTGGGCGCCCGGCTCGTCGGCGCTGGCGGCCAGCGCCTCGGCAGTCCGGATATGGGCTGTAAGCAATCGGGTCAGCGGCACCCGGTCATCGCGGGCGAAAAGATCGGCCAGCGGGCGATAGCATGCTTCGAGACGGTCGATCAGCGCGAGGAGTTCGGCCCTCGCGAGCGCCTCGTGGCCCTCCTTTCCCTCTGCTCGGGAGGCGGCGTCGACAAAGTCGCAGAGCCCGGCAAAACTGCTGGCGGGACGCACGCCACGGAGCGCGATACGTTCCAAAGCCCTGACACGCGTGCGAAAGACCGCCGGCGTATATCCCGCCAGGGCGAGGGGATGCTTGAGTGCGGCGAGGAACGCGACCGGCGCCAGCCGGTCGGCCATCAGCCTCAGGACATGGCGGAAAAACGCGCCGGGCACCGTGTCGGACAGGGCCTGGCCGGCCGAATCGTCGACCCGGATATCCCAGCGGCGAAGCTCGGCCGCGACCCGGCGGGCAAGGCGGCGATCGGGCGTGACGAGAGCCGCTGTACGCCCCGGGCTCTCGAGAACTTCGCGCAAGGCGAGCGCGATCACGGTGGCCTCTTCCTTTTGTCCCGGCGTCACCACGCGGGTCACACCACTGAGGGCGGCCTCGCTGTCCAGACGGACCAAGCGCCAGTTTGCCGTCGCGGCCGCCGGACGCATGGCTTCGGAAATCAGCTTGAGACGCCAAGGGGATGCCACCGGCGGCGCGGCCGCCTCGACCGGCCAATCGCCAATATCCGCGCGGGATAATTCGAACCGCGCAAGAAGGGCCGCCAGATTATATTGCGGGTGACTGGGCTCGAGCGCGGCCCAGGCATCGTCATCCAAATGACGATCGAGCCCCGGCAGCACCACCCGGCCTTGCGGCAGCCGCGCGACGGCCGCCAGGAGATCGGCCGTCACCGGCACGCTGCCGGTGGAACCGGCGGCGATCACCGGCGCGCGGGGCGGGTCGGTCCGCCACAGGGCGATCAGCGTTTCGGTCACGCGGATGCGCCGGGCCACCGGGTCCATGGCGCCCTCGGCTTCGAGAAATTTCGGCCAGGTCTCGTAAACATGACGCAGCAAGTCGAGCGTCTTCTGCCAGTGCGCCGCGAAGTCTTCGGGCACAAGCGCCTGCAGGCTATCGAAGGAGAGTTTTTCCGCCTGCACCTGATCCACCAGCCGTGCCAGCTCGGTGGCGAGAAGCAGCGCCTGGTCGGCCCCCATCGGCCCGTCCTCCGTGGCCGACGGATCGGCCATCTCGAGGATCATCCGGGCCAGGGTGAGGCGACGGCTCGTCTCGGAAACCGGTGGCGGCAGATCGGCGACGGCGGCGAGTCCGCTCGCGGCTGCCTCCGAGAACGCGGTCAGCGCGAGTTCGTCATCATCGATATCGCCGAGCGGCGCCAGCCGGGGCAAAAGCAGGGCCCGGCCGTCGGATTGGCGCAGAAACGCTCCCTGGAGCGCGCGGCACGCTCGCCGTGTCGGCAGCAGCACCAAATAATCCGAAAGCCGGAGCGGATCGTCGGCTGTCTCGGCGAGAAGGCCGCGCGCCAGCAGATCGAGGAATGGCCGGCCCGGCGCGATGGTAAGGACGTTCGACCGTGTCTTTTCGCTCACGCGCCGCCTGCCCGGCTGTCTTTCGATGGGCGCTCGGCGCTGCCCGCTTCGGCCGCGAGCCAGGCTTCCACGGCCGCGATATCGGCGGGCCGGCTCACATGACACCAGTCACCGTCGTGAACGAGACCGTAGAGACGCCCCGCCGCCTCGGCCTTTCGATACAGGAGATTGAGAGAGAACGCGCCCTGGGGCGCGCCGGTGAAGAGAGATTTCGCCAGCACCTGAATGCCAGCGAAGACATAGGGCGCAACGCCATCCGCCGCGCGCCAGCTCAGAGGGGCGGGGCCACACCCGTCTGCGGTCAGCTCAAAATCGCCCGGCCCATCATACCCGAGGGCACCCGCCCGG
It contains:
- the addA gene encoding double-strand break repair helicase AddA; its protein translation is MTAGPPDHRPSPGEASEADVNAVQQAASHPESSIWVEASAGSGKTHVLTQRVLRLLLAGSRPEGILCLTYTKAAAAQMATRIYKVLGEWAVLDDAALGEKLRRLTGRADLAAADFERARQLFARVLDLPGGLRIQTIHAFCESVLSRFPVEAGIPPGAAVMDERSASELLSDLRDRLLAMALDKEGAVDPNLAVIARHVNEQDFLTTLTELTKHRNRLHRALGRDGAGLGGAIAQLRRLLELRQDENEAEILANACQDEAFDKHGLTALAGALAKGGKLDQEVAEKISAWLTAASEQRRSALAGYLDAFFKNDGAPKKSPRSKSVEESFPQAAGIVAAEVARLEALREKRKALAVFEATSALLRFAHRLLGDYAREKALQGRLDYDDLIFLTRRLLSEEENGAAWVLFKLDGRLDHILVDEAQDTSPAQWDIVRALANEFFAGEGVRPDIRTVFAVGDIKQSIFGFQGADPVAFRDNRDWFSARVKAAARDWQTLGLEASFRSTKPILDAVNAVFARPAAQPGVTDGEAFPDHLLIRKGQAGLVELWPVFEPVESGAADDRAWVPPTRLVATDDPCERLADRIAATIARWLDPDNPEILESAARPVRPGDVLVLVRKRGDIFNAVVAALKRHGVPVAGSDRMVLTEELAVKDLIAAGRFALLPEDDLNLAILLRSPLMGLSEEALFVLAHDRGRKSLWRRLQEMAGGDTVFAAAYERLDTLLGSADLVPPFEFFSNLLGPMGGRAQLAARLGAESHDPVDEFLARALDHERLAPPSLEGFLHWLASATTEIKRDLEQGSDEVRIMTVHGAKGLQAPIVFLPDTCSVSNKNSDPKLFWRGDGTNDPPVWPGTKGLDVAVSRAAREKYNAQQADEYRRLLYVAMTRACDRLYVAGWQKASGKNRPRVPPGSWYELIEAGLEGLAEPVTLEMGQGLRLRAPQQAKPEKSDTGRARRPATLTPDWLARPAPADAPRARPLAPSRLSLAPAPPDSPLAAGEAGGRQPGRAAGEARFRRGTLIHRLLQILPDIGEADRINACHRFLSRPVHGLSQDEVNQITGEVMGVVDDPEFETLFGPGSRAEVPLTGTVGDHLVAGQVDRLVVSAEAVLVIDYKTQRPAPEAPQDVDPAYLKQMFLYRALLRDLYPRHCIRTALLWTETARALWLDDELLDQAGATITPDLPEGK
- the addB gene encoding double-strand break repair protein AddB yields the protein MSEKTRSNVLTIAPGRPFLDLLARGLLAETADDPLRLSDYLVLLPTRRACRALQGAFLRQSDGRALLLPRLAPLGDIDDDELALTAFSEAAASGLAAVADLPPPVSETSRRLTLARMILEMADPSATEDGPMGADQALLLATELARLVDQVQAEKLSFDSLQALVPEDFAAHWQKTLDLLRHVYETWPKFLEAEGAMDPVARRIRVTETLIALWRTDPPRAPVIAAGSTGSVPVTADLLAAVARLPQGRVVLPGLDRHLDDDAWAALEPSHPQYNLAALLARFELSRADIGDWPVEAAAPPVASPWRLKLISEAMRPAAATANWRLVRLDSEAALSGVTRVVTPGQKEEATVIALALREVLESPGRTAALVTPDRRLARRVAAELRRWDIRVDDSAGQALSDTVPGAFFRHVLRLMADRLAPVAFLAALKHPLALAGYTPAVFRTRVRALERIALRGVRPASSFAGLCDFVDAASRAEGKEGHEALARAELLALIDRLEACYRPLADLFARDDRVPLTRLLTAHIRTAEALAASADEPGAQRLWAGEAGEALNGFLCELLAGAARFGDVAVADYPSLLDGLMAGQRVRPRYGTHPRLFIWGPLEARLQSADRLVLGGLNEGTWPPEPAVDPWMSREMRHQFGLSPVDRRTGLSAHDFAQALAAPEVWLTRAQRVDGAPTVPSRWLMRLDAVLHRDAAEGTPGPVLARWAAPEHAPALAWQAALDAGSGALPGPVSRPAPTPPVAARPRRLSVTRVESWVKDPYVIYARYVLGLEKLDPIDEAPGAAERGRLVHDVLDEFISRCPDTLPADALDILLALGREKFRASLQRPAVAAYWLPRFEKIAEWFVEYEKTRRETGIRPLVTEVPGRLVLPGPAGDFTLTARADRIDRLPDGRLAILDYKTGQPPTKINVEAGRAPQLPLEALIAAEGGFADLTAAETGALVYLRLNGGNPPGEETAYKLDPSALAAEARDGLLALIRAFDDPATPYFSAPHGEPLTYDGYDHLARWGEWPVDDESEREAP